ACGGCGACCGCCCGAGTCGAGCCGTTGACCGACCAGCGCTCCGACTGGTTCGCCCGACGGCTCAACCCGCACCCCGGTGACACCCTCAGCGACTGAGGCTCACGGTTGCAGGAAGGCGAACTGGGCGACCTTGTTCGGCAGGTCGACCTGCGGGCCGTCGACGAATCCCACGCGGCGGAACAGGTCGATCGAGGCAGTGTTGGCGGCATCCGGTTCGACGACGAGCCGTGCCACCTCGGGCCGGTCGAAGAGGGTGTCCCTGATGTAGCAGGTGACCTCCATCGTGTGGCCCGCGCGGATGGCCGTGTCCGCGAGGAACAGGTGGACGCCGAGGTCGCCCGGCTCGCGGTCGTAGAACTCACCGAGCTCGTCGACCCCCGGATCCCAGGTCTGGAACAGCCCGACCGGAAGGCCGTCGATCTGGAGCACGTACGCCGCGAGGTGCGGCTGGTCCTGGATCCACGCGTAGATCTCGCCGACCTCCTCGCGCGGCTTGTCGAGCATGCCCCAGTAGACGGCGCGGGGCTCGGTGACCCAGCCGTGGAGCAGGTCGAGGTCGGCGACGGGGTCGAGGTCGCGGTGGGTGATGGACACGGGGGTCTCCTCGGTGAGCTGCGCCCAGTCAGTGACCAGGGGCAAGGTGCCGCCGCACGCCCAGGTGGCGTGCTGGTCGGCGTGGTGGGGATCCGAGGGGTCGCCCGAGATGCCCAGAGGCACGACCCAACGGCTGTGTGAACGGTCTGCGAGGTCCCACGCGTAACGGGCCACCGAGCCACGAACGCAGACCCCGGTGCCGGGCAGCCAGCTGGCCGCCCGGACGGTGTCGCCGTCGCCCGCCAGGGGTGTTGACGGTGACGTGCGCTCGTGGGGCAGCCCGAACTGCTCCAGCGCGTGCAGGGGGTGGAAGCGATGCCGCTCCGGCCAGCTCGCCCTGGCGTGCTCTGTGGCGAGCTCGGCCGCACACTCCCTGACGACCGGCGCGAGATCGATGCCGAAGGGCGTGCCGTGCTCGACGAGGACGTGAAGGGAGGCGGCGACGCGGCCCGGGAGCGAGGACCACGGCTCGAAGAGCGGCCCGTGCGGCGAAGGCTCCCTCAACGGAGAGAGCTGAGGGGCGGCGCAGATCGCATCGACCACCCGCTCACGCAACCCTGCGAACCATGCTGCGCCCGGGGACCCGTCCATCGCGCCGCCCCAGGCCGGCCGGAGCTCCGCCGGGACGAGGTCGAGGAGTCCGGCCAGCTGCGTCTGCTGGACGTCCGCGAGCACCTCCGCGGCCGAGGTGGCATCGAGCGCCGGTGCCGCGGAGAGGAGCTCCCGGATTCGGTCGGCGCGGAATGGAGGAGCGAAGTCGCGGCCCAGCACGTCGTACGCCGCGCCGCCGCGCTCGTTGGCGGTGACGAAGGCTCCGTCAGGCGCCACCTCGGTCCGGGGCAGGCCGGAGACCCACCCCGCCCAGTCACCGGCATCGGAGCGGACCGGGACGACACCAGCCACCCTGTGCAGGACGCGCCCCGCGCTGTCAGCGATGACCACGTTGTTCACCGGCTCCACCCAGTGCTCGAGGGCGGCGTCGACGTCGGCGACGGTCCGGGAGCGGAGCAGGGGCAACAGCGCGCCGAACCCGAGGTCGCCGAGATCGTGCGCGGGAGTCTGGAGCACGAGCGCCGTCCCGTCGGAGGGGTCGCCGAGGACGACCGGACCGCGCGCCGTGCTCAGCACGTCGATCTGCACCGGAGCGGCATCGCGTACGACGATGGTCTGCGTCTCCCGGGTCACCGACTCCGAGGGCGAGAGCGGGTGCAGGTCCTGGTAGTCGGCCACCGCGTTCGTGACAGCCCAGGCGACCGACCCGGCGTGCCCGAAGTGCTGGACGCCGGGAACACCCGGGAAGGTGAGCCCGACCACGTCGAAGCCGTGCAGGCTGTCCGTGCAGGCCAGCCTCACCTGGAGGTAGACGTTCGGCGCCTCGAAGACCCGATGTGGGTCGCCCGCCACGAGCGGAGCGCCGGACGTGGTGCGGCCGCCGCCCACGGCGTACGCGTTGCTGCCGCCGGCCAGCCCCTCGGTCCGGAACAGGTCCGCGTCCTCGCCGAGGACGTCGCGCGCGCGGGCGTGGAACAGCTTCGACGGGAACGAGCCGAACAGGACGTGCTGCACCTGGAACACCGCCAGCGGCGTCCACGGCTGCCACGCTCCGGGAGAGGCGCCCAGTGCCTCCAGCTCGACGCCGGTTGCGCCCTCGTCGAAGGCGGTGTTGACCCCGTCGACGTACGCCGCGAGGAAGTCGCGGGTGTGCGTGTCGAGACGTGACCAGGCAGTCTGCGCGATCGCCTCGAGCCGGGTGCGGCGCGCGAACACGTCCCACTCGACACCTGCCGGACCGAGCAGCTCGGCGGTGCGGCCCTCGCCGCGGAGCCGCTCGATCTCCAGCTGCCAGGCCCGGTCGCGCGCGGTGACCTGGCCCTGCTCGAAGGCGAGGTCTCCGAGCGACGACGCCCGGATGTGCGGGATGCCCCACGGGTCGCGGAAGACGGTCACCCTTCGACCGGCCCAGCCACCGGACCTGCAACAGGGTTGACGAGCGTGCCGGCGAACATCAGCGACTCCGACTGGTCGGTGATGTCGACCATCTGCAGCGTGTTGCGCAGCTGCAGGCGGTTGAGGCACGAGTGCCGGAACTCCGCCCGCAGGAAGTCGTAGCGTGCAGCAGCCTCTGCCAGCTCCGGGTGGTCCGCGGCGTGGTCGGCGATGCAGGCCCGTGCCTCCGCCCAGAACGCCGCCTCCGGCAGGACGCCCTCGTCGTCGAGGATGGCGGCCAGGTAGCGGAGGAAGCCGTCGAACACATCGGTGTGCACCGGCAGCGACAGGTCCTCGAAGGGCACGTCCGCGCGGACCCGCGCGACCTCGGGCGGCAGTGGCCGGTCACCGATGACCGCGATCTCCTCGCCGATGTCCTTCATGAACATGCGCACGGGGACATGGTCACGCAGCACCATGATCAGGTTCTCGCCGTGCGGCATGAACGCGAGGTCGTGCGCGAGCAGGCAGTGCACGACCGGCCGCAGGTAGGCGTCGAGATAGGTCCGCACCCAGGCTCGGGCGGGGATCCCGGACGCGCGGACGAGCTCCGCGGCGTACGAGGCGCCGGCGTGGTCGCGGTGCAGCAGTGCCGCCATGGTGGCCGCCCTCTCGCCGGGTGCCAGGCGCGGCACGGGCGACTCGCGCCACAGCGCAGCCACCATCTTCCGGTACGCCGAGGGGTCCGACAGGCCGTGGAACACGTCACCGGTCCACCCGATCGCGGCCAGCTCGCGCAGCACTCCGAAGCCCCGCTCCTTGAGCTCCACGTCGCCCTCGACGAGGTCGGCGACCCAGTCGTTGATCGCCGGAGTCGCCCGCATGTAGGCAGGGGAGAGCCCGCGCATGAAGCCCATGTTCTGGATCGACAGCGCGGTCTTCACGTAGTGCCGCTCCGGCCGACTGGTGTTGAAGTAGGTCCGGATCGACTGCTGCGGACGGTGCTCGTCCTCGCCCTCGCCGAGCAGCACCAGGTGTCGTCGGGCGACGTCGGGCGCGAAGGTGATCGCGAGCTTGTGGCGCCACTGCCACGGGTGCACGGGCAGGTAGCGGTAGTCGTCGGCCTCGAGCCCGAGCACCGCGAGGCGCGAGGCGAACCGCGCCAGCGTCGCGCCACCCAGCTCGGCCGCGTAGAGCGCCTCCTCGGACACTCCGCGCCCCAGCGACAGGTGGGACTGGTCACGACGGACCGCCAGCCACAGCAGCCGCAGGTCGTTCGACGTCTCGGGAGCCCAGCGCGCGTGGTCCTCGATGTCGAAGCCGATCCGACCGTTGTTGGCGACGAACGCCGGGTGACCCTCGCTCATCGCTCCCTCGACGGTCTGCTGGTCCGCGTCGACCAGCTCGGCGGCGGTGAGCCGCTGGTGCGCGATCTTCCAGCAGGACGAGGCGAGCGTGGCCGCGATCTCCTCGAGGTACGTCGGCAGCAGCTGCGGCGGGATCCCGAGCACCGGTGCGAACTCGACGATGAACGCCTGGGCGTCGAGTGGCGCCTCGACACCGTCGGCGCGGCGGATCAGCGACCCGGCATCCACGACCCAGTGGTCCAGTGCGAACCTCCGGGCACAGAAGCTGTACGTCGACACCGGCCCGTGCAGCGCGAACCCGGCCCCGCCCGTTGTCACCGGTGCCAGGAGCCGCTCGTGGGCGAACTCCGCGATCGCCTTGGCGACCAGGGCCCGCTCGGCCCGCTCGAGGTTCTCCGGTGACAGGTGACCGGCCGGCGAGGTCGCCGCGAAGGCGGCGCGGGTGCACACGGAGAGCATTGCGGTCTTGCCGGCCAACGGGATCTCGCGGAGCTCGGTGAAGCCGGCATCGGTGTTCTTGCGGCGGATCGCCTCGTTGCGGGCATCCGGCTCGACGACGACACGACGGACCGCTGCATCGCTGAAGCAGTGCTCCATGACGGCGCGGAAGACAGCCGTCGTGTATCCGGCCACCGGTTCTCCCGACGTCGGCCCGATCAGCACGTGCATGCCGAGGTCGCCGTCCGCGAGGTCATCGATCAGGTGCGTGAGTCCGGCGAGATCGCTGCGCGCAGGGTCGTAGGTCTCGACCAGGAACGCCGGGGCGCCGTCGACGCGGCCCAGCCACGCGTCGTGGTGCGGGTGCTCGGCGATGCGGTGGTACTCCGCAGCCACGTCCGCCGCGGTCGCGGCGAGCATGCCCCAGTAGACCGATCGCGGGTGGGTCACCCAGCGGTGCAGCGCGCCGACGTGGGTCTCGACGTCGAGGGGTTCGATGGTGATCCTCACTGGCCTGCCTCCCGCTCACTCCGGTCGTGGCCGATCCGGAACCTGTCCGGCACCCCGAACTCCTGGAACGCGACCCGCTTCTCGATCGGGTAGACCTCGCGGCCCAGCACGGAGGCCAGGATCACCGAGTTGCGGTAGGCGCCCATGCCGAGATCCGGAGCCACGAAGCCGTGGGTGTGCTCCTCGCCGTTCTGCACGAAGACCTCGCGCCCCGTCCTGTCGACGGCGTACGTCGCAGACGCGGCGTACCGGCCTCGATCGTCGAGCCGCAGCCGGTCGCGCACGGGTTCGAGGAACTCCGGCAGGCCCGTCCGGTAGCCGGTCGAGAGGACGACAGCGCCGCTGCTGAACGCGTAGTGCTCCCCGGTCTCGGTATGGGTGAGCTCGAGGCGGTATGCCGAGTCGCCGTCGGTCGGGGTCATCCCGGTCAGCTCGCTCGCGGTCAGCAGCGTGGTGGCCGCGCTCCCGTCGATCGAGCGCGTGTAGAGCAGGTCGTGGATCGCGTTGACCGTGTCGCTGCTGATGCCCTTGTAGAGCTGCTGGTGCGACGTCAGCAGCCGCGCGCGGGTCGTGTCATCGAGGCCCTGGAAGTACGCGGTGTACTCCGGCGAGGTCATCTCGAGCGTGAGCTTGGTGTACTCCATCGGGAAGAACCGCGGGCTCCGGGTCACCCAGGTCAGGTGATAGCCGTGGTCAGGTTGTGCGGTGAGCAGGTCGAGGTAGACCTCGGCGGCGGACTGGCCGCTGCCGACGACGGTGATGCTCTCGCGCGCGAGCACCTCGTCGCGGCGGGTGAGGTAGTCGGCCGCGTGCAGCGCCGGGCCGGCCGCCTGCGCGGCGACGGCGTCGCGCGAGCACTCCGGGAGGTACGGCGCGGAGCCCGTGCCGAGCGCCAGCCGGCGACCCCGCACCACATCGCCGTTCGCGGAGGTGACGACGTAGGACGAGCCGTCGTGCTCCACCGAGGACACCCCGAAGCCGAAGCGGATCCGGCCGGCCGCTGCGAGCTGGTCGGCGACCCACTGGCAGTACTGGTTGTACTCCCGGCGGTGCGGGAGGAAGCTCTCGCGGATGTAGAACGCGTAGAGGCGCCCGGTCTGCTTGAGCCAGTTGAGGAACGAGAAGCGCGAGGTCGGGTCCGCGAGCGAGACGACGTCGGCCAGGAACGGCACCTGGAGGGTCGCATCTTCGAACATCAGTCCGGGGTGCCAGTTGAACCCGTCGCGGGCCTCGAGGAAGACGACGTCGAGCTCTCCCGCCTGCGCAAGGGGCTCGGCGAGTGCGGCGAGACCGAGGTTGAACGGACCCAGGCCGATGCCGACGAGGTCGTGGGTGCGGGTCGACGTCGTCATCGGGCGACCTCCATGACGGCGCGACCGAGTGCCCGGACGTCCTCGACGATGTCGAGGATCTCCTCCGGGGTGGCCAGCGGGTTGAGCAGGGTGAACTTGAGGAACTGACGGCCGTCGACCTTGGTGGCGGCGACGACGGCGCGGCCCGACGACCAGAGCTCGGAACGGATCCGGCGGTTCAGCTCGCCGAGCGTCTCCTCGTCCAGGGCTGCATTGGTGTAGCGGAACACCACGGTCGAGAGCTGTGACCGAGCGATGGTCTCGATGTCCGGCATGAGGGCAAGGCGGTCGTGGACCTCGCGGGCCAGGTCGATCGCGGCGTCGAAGCAGGCGCCGAGGCCGTCGGGGCCCATCACGCGCAGTGTCATCCAGAGCTTCACGGCATCGAAGCGGCGTGTGGTCTGGAGGGACTTGTCGACCTGGTTGGGGTTCTCCGACTCCTTGGGGTTCAGGTAGTCGGCGTACCACGACGCGTGCTGCATGGAGGCCAGGTCGCGCACGATGAGGGCGCTCGAAGAGACCGGCTGGTACCACGACTTGTGGAAGTCAATCGTGACCGAGTCGGAGCGTTCGATGCCGTCGAGGAGGTGGCGGTACCTCGGTGAGGCGAGCAGGCCGCCGCCGTACGCCGCGTCGATGTGGAACCACGCGCCGTACCTGCTGCAGGCGTTCGCGATCCGGTCCAGCGGGTCGATGACGCCGAAGTCGGTCGTGCCCGCGGTCGCGACGACGGCGGCGGGGACCAGGCCGTCGGCGACGCAGTCGGCCAGCATCCG
This genomic interval from Nocardioides cavernaquae contains the following:
- a CDS encoding GNAT family N-acetyltransferase, whose amino-acid sequence is MTVFRDPWGIPHIRASSLGDLAFEQGQVTARDRAWQLEIERLRGEGRTAELLGPAGVEWDVFARRTRLEAIAQTAWSRLDTHTRDFLAAYVDGVNTAFDEGATGVELEALGASPGAWQPWTPLAVFQVQHVLFGSFPSKLFHARARDVLGEDADLFRTEGLAGGSNAYAVGGGRTTSGAPLVAGDPHRVFEAPNVYLQVRLACTDSLHGFDVVGLTFPGVPGVQHFGHAGSVAWAVTNAVADYQDLHPLSPSESVTRETQTIVVRDAAPVQIDVLSTARGPVVLGDPSDGTALVLQTPAHDLGDLGFGALLPLLRSRTVADVDAALEHWVEPVNNVVIADSAGRVLHRVAGVVPVRSDAGDWAGWVSGLPRTEVAPDGAFVTANERGGAAYDVLGRDFAPPFRADRIRELLSAAPALDATSAAEVLADVQQTQLAGLLDLVPAELRPAWGGAMDGSPGAAWFAGLRERVVDAICAAPQLSPLREPSPHGPLFEPWSSLPGRVAASLHVLVEHGTPFGIDLAPVVRECAAELATEHARASWPERHRFHPLHALEQFGLPHERTSPSTPLAGDGDTVRAASWLPGTGVCVRGSVARYAWDLADRSHSRWVVPLGISGDPSDPHHADQHATWACGGTLPLVTDWAQLTEETPVSITHRDLDPVADLDLLHGWVTEPRAVYWGMLDKPREEVGEIYAWIQDQPHLAAYVLQIDGLPVGLFQTWDPGVDELGEFYDREPGDLGVHLFLADTAIRAGHTMEVTCYIRDTLFDRPEVARLVVEPDAANTASIDLFRRVGFVDGPQVDLPNKVAQFAFLQP
- a CDS encoding pyridoxal phosphate-dependent decarboxylase family protein, which produces MTAPSFDQLFHPDNAGRYTTAMTDGLRLLLEQLARIDRPVTGLSPEVAAKPVLDVDLDRPLGDTSAALAEIRELWLDDTVYFHDTKYAAHLNCPVVIPALVAELFMAAINTSMDTFDQSVGGTFMERHLIDWTAARAGYPEGLRDGIFTSGGSQSNLQALLLARGEAQLRGVPLEKLRFFTSADCHFSIAKSARLLGMGDAAAVAVPTDGSRRMDVDELERMLADCVADGLVPAAVVATAGTTDFGVIDPLDRIANACSRYGAWFHIDAAYGGGLLASPRYRHLLDGIERSDSVTIDFHKSWYQPVSSSALIVRDLASMQHASWYADYLNPKESENPNQVDKSLQTTRRFDAVKLWMTLRVMGPDGLGACFDAAIDLAREVHDRLALMPDIETIARSQLSTVVFRYTNAALDEETLGELNRRIRSELWSSGRAVVAATKVDGRQFLKFTLLNPLATPEEILDIVEDVRALGRAVMEVAR
- a CDS encoding lysine N(6)-hydroxylase/L-ornithine N(5)-oxygenase family protein, whose protein sequence is MTTSTRTHDLVGIGLGPFNLGLAALAEPLAQAGELDVVFLEARDGFNWHPGLMFEDATLQVPFLADVVSLADPTSRFSFLNWLKQTGRLYAFYIRESFLPHRREYNQYCQWVADQLAAAGRIRFGFGVSSVEHDGSSYVVTSANGDVVRGRRLALGTGSAPYLPECSRDAVAAQAAGPALHAADYLTRRDEVLARESITVVGSGQSAAEVYLDLLTAQPDHGYHLTWVTRSPRFFPMEYTKLTLEMTSPEYTAYFQGLDDTTRARLLTSHQQLYKGISSDTVNAIHDLLYTRSIDGSAATTLLTASELTGMTPTDGDSAYRLELTHTETGEHYAFSSGAVVLSTGYRTGLPEFLEPVRDRLRLDDRGRYAASATYAVDRTGREVFVQNGEEHTHGFVAPDLGMGAYRNSVILASVLGREVYPIEKRVAFQEFGVPDRFRIGHDRSEREAGQ
- a CDS encoding GNAT family N-acetyltransferase, with amino-acid sequence MRITIEPLDVETHVGALHRWVTHPRSVYWGMLAATAADVAAEYHRIAEHPHHDAWLGRVDGAPAFLVETYDPARSDLAGLTHLIDDLADGDLGMHVLIGPTSGEPVAGYTTAVFRAVMEHCFSDAAVRRVVVEPDARNEAIRRKNTDAGFTELREIPLAGKTAMLSVCTRAAFAATSPAGHLSPENLERAERALVAKAIAEFAHERLLAPVTTGGAGFALHGPVSTYSFCARRFALDHWVVDAGSLIRRADGVEAPLDAQAFIVEFAPVLGIPPQLLPTYLEEIAATLASSCWKIAHQRLTAAELVDADQQTVEGAMSEGHPAFVANNGRIGFDIEDHARWAPETSNDLRLLWLAVRRDQSHLSLGRGVSEEALYAAELGGATLARFASRLAVLGLEADDYRYLPVHPWQWRHKLAITFAPDVARRHLVLLGEGEDEHRPQQSIRTYFNTSRPERHYVKTALSIQNMGFMRGLSPAYMRATPAINDWVADLVEGDVELKERGFGVLRELAAIGWTGDVFHGLSDPSAYRKMVAALWRESPVPRLAPGERAATMAALLHRDHAGASYAAELVRASGIPARAWVRTYLDAYLRPVVHCLLAHDLAFMPHGENLIMVLRDHVPVRMFMKDIGEEIAVIGDRPLPPEVARVRADVPFEDLSLPVHTDVFDGFLRYLAAILDDEGVLPEAAFWAEARACIADHAADHPELAEAAARYDFLRAEFRHSCLNRLQLRNTLQMVDITDQSESLMFAGTLVNPVAGPVAGPVEG